TCACGGCGTCACCACGGCCCGACAGACGGCCTCTGACCAGCACAGACACCGGTGACGCAGACGGCGAATCCTGCGTCACCCCGCGTCACCCGCGTCACCGCGTGACGCGAGCCCGTGTCACAGGTGACGCAGGGCCCGCCCTGCCGCGTCACACAAGCCCACAGGTCAGAGGCCTGATTGACGCAGGTGACGCGATGACGCAGAAATCCGCACCTAGGACAACACGCAGACCGAGGGCCACCGACCGTCATACGACACATCCCCGAGGACCTCATGAGCCGACCCCGCCCCGCACAAGTCGACCCCCGCGCCACTCTTCGCGGCGGTCTCCCCGACCGCTACCTGACTCCCAGCGACATCGCCACGATGTTCGAGGTACCACTCGAAACGGTCTACCAGTGGCGAAAGAAGCGCACCGGCCCGCCCGGCTTCCGCGTCGGCAAGCACGTTCGCTACGACCCCGCCGACGTCCGCGCTTACGTCGCCCAGCAACGGCACGCCGAGGCCGACGCGGCGTAGTCCCGCACCTCTCCGTTCCCCAGGGAAGGCCACCTCAGTGGCCTTCCCTTCTGCATGAGGAGACCCAGTCACCACATGGCCGGCCACGTCCAAGACCGCTGGTACAAGACCGAACCCGGCGCCGACGGCAAGAACGTACGGGTCAAGACCGACCGTCACGGAGTCGGGCAGCGCTACCGCGCCCGCTACGTCGCGCCCGACGGCTCCGAGAAGTCCAAGAGCTTTCCCGACGGACAGAAGCGGCTCGCCGAGAAGTGGCTCACCGACCTCGCGTCCGACATGTCGCGCGGCAACTACGTCGATCCGCGCGCGGCGCGGATCACCTTCAAGAGCTACGCCGAGAAGTGGCTGCAGGCTCACACCGCTGACGTGTCCAGTCGGATCGCGACCGAGCAGCGGCTACGCCTGCACGCATTTCCCATCCTCGGCTCGCGCCCGCTCGACTCGTTCCGCCCGGAGCACATCCGAAAGCTCGTCAGCATCCTGGCCAGCAACCCCGCCGTAAGCGGCGGATACGCACGCAACATCTACGGCGACGTCCGAGCCATCCTCAGCGCAGCCGTCGACGATGGCCTACTCCCCCGCAATCCATGCTCAGCAAGATCTGTCCGCCCCCCATCGGGAGAGAGGCGGCGCGTCGTGCCGTGGCTTCCTTCGCAAGTGTCCGCTGTCCGCGCTGCACTCTCCGAGAGGTACCGAGCGATGGTGGATGCGGGCAGCGGGTGCGGCCTTCGGCAAGGGGAAATCGTGGGGCTCGCCGAGGACGCATTCGACTTCAGGTCCGCAACCCTGCGGGTAGTCCGGCAGGTGAAGCTGGTCCGGGGCACGGCCGTATTTGCGCCCCCGAAAGGCAACAAGGAACGCGACGTACCGCTGCCGCGGTCGGTCGCCGAATCCGTACGCGTCCACATGGGCTCGTTCAAACCGGTGGAGATCGCACTCCCCTGGCGCACCCCGGACGGTCCCCTCGTGTCCGCCCGCCTGCTCTTCACGAACGCCGCCAGCGGGATCGTCTGGCGCAGCAACTTCAACATCCAGGAGTGGAAGCCCGCGCTCGCCGCGGCCGGCCTCATCCCGGAAGCCGACGCCGACGGCAAGTACCAGTCGGCCCGCGAGCACGGCATGCACGCCCTGAGGCACTTCTACGCGTCCGTCCTGCTGGACGCCGGCGTGAGCGTCAAGGCTGTCAGCCATCACCTGGGGCACTCCGATCCTGGCCTGACGCTCCGGGTGTACGCACACCTGATGCCGAGCAGCGACGACCGGACCCGCGCGGCCATCGAGAGGACTGCACCCATGCCGCTCGCCTACGACGTGCGGAGTCCGCTGGACATCCCGTCCGGTGCGTTCCGCGACGGTGTGGTCGTCTTCCATGTTCATGGCTCCCGCTACGGCGGTCAGTGGCTCCTCGGAGCGATGACCACAGCGAAGGGTCCCGCGTTCGGCAAGATCCTGACGGCGGCGAGCACCAATCCCGATCACGCGGTCGACACGGCCGACGCCTGGGTCCGCGCGTACTGCGACAGCCACGGCCTGGAGTTGCTGAAGGCGGAGAATCTCAAGGAGAGGTTCCCGGTCGACCAGCGGCCGTATCAAGCGCTCGCCCGCTACCTCGTTGCCCGCGTCCCCAAGAGCGCTACGGGGTGGTCCGGTTTGGAGGGCTGATCCTGCTCTCACGGCCCAGGGACGGCCCACAGCAACGAAAACGGCCTCCTACCGACGCTAAAAGCGCAGGTAGGAGGCCGTTTTCAACCGGAATTACACGAGTTCTCCGGGTACAGGCATGGTCCTTCCAGTGTCGCAGACATACGACAAGGGGCTCGCCGCCCTGTGGACAACGAACCCCTCACGCACATCTACGCAGGTCAGACCCCGTGCCAACCGATCAGCCGGACCCCACGAACGCCACGAGCAGCAGCCACACCACCGGTGCCGTCGGCAGGAGGGAGTCCAGGCGGTCCATGATGCCGCCGTGGCCGGGCAGCAGCGTGCCCATGTCCTTGATGCCGAGGTCCCGCTTGATCATGGACTCGCCGAGGTCGCCGAGCGTGGCGCTCGCCGCGACGGCGAAGCCGATCACCAGGCCCTGCCACCACACACCGTCGTCGATGAGGAACTGCAGGCAGAGCGCGCCCGCGGCCATCGCGAAGGTGACCGCGCCGACCAGGCCCTCGCGGGTCTTGCCGGGGCTGATGCGCGGCGCCAGCTTGTGTTTGCCGAAGCGCCAGCCGATCGCGTACGCCCCCGTGTCGCTGACCACGGTCAGGAGCAGGAACGTGAGGACCCGCTGCGGACCGTCGTCCGCGGTGAGCATCAGCGCCACGAAGGTCGCGAGGAACGGGACGTAGAAGGCCGCGAAGACCCCCGCCGTGACGTCCTTCAGATAGCCCTCGGGCGGTTCCGTCATGCGCCAGACGAGGACGGCGAGCGCGGTGAGCGCCATCGCGACCCACGCGCCCTCGGTCCCGCGCACGTACCCGGCGACGACCATCGCCGCGCCGCCCACCGCGAGCGGCACGAGGGGCGCCTTGATGCCCTTGCGCTCCTCCAGGCGGGAGGTGAGCTCCCAGAGGCCGACGACGACGGCGACCGCTATCACGCCGATGAAGACGGCCTTCACGATGAACAGCGACGCGATGATCACCGCGCCGAGTCCCACACCGACTCCTATGGCTGCCCCGAGATCGCGGCCCGCGCTCTTCTTCTGCGGGGCGGCCGGGGCGGGCGGCGGCTGTGGTGCGCTGGGCATGGGCTCCTGCGGAGGCTCGTCACGGAACAGGGGGCCGCCCATCCGAGTGGCCCCCTGGTCGTCGTCCTGGTCTCCGCCGGTCACGGGTACGTCGGGCACGATGGGCATGGGCTGCGTCTCGGACGGAAACAGCGCGTCCTGCGCATCGTACGCGGGACCCGGCGGGGTCGCCCCCCGGCCGGGGCCCTGGTCGGACGGCCCCCAATACCCGGCTCTGGGCGCCCCCCAGGAAGAGTCGTTCACGGATCGGTTCCCTGATTCCTCGGACTCGAGCCTCGGCTCAGACTTCGAGCAGCTCGGCTTCCTTGTGCTTGAGCAGCTCGTCCACCTGGGCGACGTACTTCGCGGTGGTGTCGTCGAGCTCCTTCTCGGCGCGGCGCCCCTCGTCCTCGCCGACGTCGCCGTCCTTGATCGCCTTGTCGAAGGCCTCCTTGGCCTTGCGGCGGATCGACCGGATCGAGATCTTGGAGTCCTCGGCCTTGGTCTTGGCGACCTTGATGAACTCCTTGCGGCGGTCCTGGGTGAGCTCGGGGAAGGTCACCCGGATGATGTTGCCGTCGTTGCTCGGGTTGACGCCGAGGTCGGAGTCCCGGATGGCCTGCTCGATGTTGCGCAGCGCGCTCTTGTCGAACGGGGTCACCACGGCCATCCGCGGCTCGGGCACCGAGAACGAGGCCAGCTGGTTGATCGGCGTCAGCGCGCCGTAGTAGTCAGCCACGATCTTGTTGAACATCGCCGGGTGCGCACGGCCGGTGCGGATCGCGGCGAAGTCCTCCTTGGCGACCACGACGGCCTTCTCCATCTTCTCCTCGGCCTCGAGGAGGGTCTCTTCGATCACCACTTGCTCCTGCGTGTCTTGAGTGGCCCGGCTAGCACGGGGCGGCCGGCTGCGTCGCGTCTCTTTCCTGCACGGTGTCCGACCGGCAGGGCTTTGTCCATCCCCTCAAGGCCCGCCCGGCGGACGTTCCTTGAGGCTGGCCCAGGTCCCTCGGGATCAGGCCCGGCTTCCCTGGTCGCCCACGAGTGTGCCGATCTTCTCACCCTTGACGGCCCGCGCGATATTGCCCTCGGAGAGCAGCTCGAAGACCAGGATGGGCAGCTTGTTGTCCCGGCACAGCGTGATCGCGGTCATGTCGGCGACCTTGAGGTCGCGGGTGATGACCTCGCCGTAGCCGAGGGAGTCGAACTTCACCGCGTCGGGGTTGGTCTTCGGGTCGGAGTCGTAGACGCCGTCCACGCCGTTCTTGCCCATGAGCAGCGCCTCGGCGTCGATCTCCAGGGCGCGCTGCGCGGCGGTGGTGTCGGTGGAGAAGTACGGCATGCCCATGCCGGCGCCGAAGATGACCACACGGCCCTTCTCCAGGTGGCGCACGGCGCGCAGCGGGATGTACGGCTCCGCGACCTGCCCCATCGTGATGGCGGTCTGGACGCGGCAGTCGATGCCTTCCTTCTCCAGGAAGTCCTGCAGCGCGAGGCAGTTCATGACGGTGCCGAGCATGCCCATGTAGTCGGAGCGGGCCCGGTCCATGCCGCGCTGCTGGAGCTCGGCACCGCGGAAGAAGTTGCCTCCGCCGATGACGATGGCGATCTGGGCGCCGTCACGGACGACGGCGGCGATCTCCCGGGCGATGGCGTGCACCACGTCGGGGTCGACCCCGAGGCCTCCCCCACCGGCGAACGCCTCGCCGGAGAGCTTCAGCAGGAAGCGTCCGGCAACTTTGCCGTCATCACTCTTCGAGTCGGCCTGGGTGGTCATGTGCTTCTCGCTTCTCTTACTCGGCACAACATACGAAGAAGGCCACTGCCGGTGGGGTGTCGTTCGCAACCCATGCTCGGCAGTGGCCTCCTCGTCAGATCCTGCGGTCGTACGTCGCGTACGAGGACCGTACGCGGGCGACCGCTGTCGACCCTATACGGGTCTACCGTCGATCGCGGTACGGACTCAGATGCCGACCTTGATGCGCGAGAAGCGCTTCAGGGTGACACCGGCCTCGGCGAGAACCTTCTCGACCGACTTCTTGTTGTCCAGCGCGTAGGGCTGGCCGAGGAGGGTGGCCTCCTTGAAGAAGCCGTTGACGCGACCCTCGACGATCTTCGGGAGGGCGGCCTCGGGCTTGCCCTCGGCGCGGGTGGTCTCCTCGGCGACGCGACGCTCCGACTCGACGACGTCCGCGGGGACGTCCTCACGGGAGAGGTACTTCGGCGCGAAGGCGGCGATGTGCTGGGCGATGCCCTTGGCGACGTCGGCGTCGGCCTTGTCCAGCTCGACGAGGACACCGATCTGCGGGGGCAGGTCGGGCATCGTGCGGTGCATGTACGCGGAGACGTAGGCGCCCGAGAACTGCGCGAAGCGGTCCAGGACGATCTTCTCGCCGAGGTTGGCGTTGGCCTCGTCGACGTACGCCTGGACGGTCTTGCCGGCCTCGATCTCGGACGCGAGCAGCGCGTCGAGGTCGGCCGGGGACGTCTTGGCGATGTGGGCGGCGAGGTTGTTCGCGACGGCCTGGAACTTCTCGCCCTTGGCGACGAAGTCCGTCTCGCACTTCAGCTCGACGATGACACCGGAGGTGTTGTCGTCGGCGATGAGGGAGACCACGGCACCGTTCTCGGCGGAACGGCCCTCGCGCTTGGCGACGCCCTTCTGGCCCTTGATGCGGAGCGCCTCGACGGCCTTGTCGACGTTGCCCTCGGCCTCGTCGAGCGCCTTCTTGCAGTCCATCATGCCGGCGCCCGTGAGCTCACGGAGCTTCTTGACGTCAGCGGCGGTGTAGTTCGCCATGATCGAAAATTCTCTCTCGAAGTCTGAAAGATCTACGGAGGTCTACGGGTGAACGGCGGGGGCCGATCGGGCCCCCGCCGTCAACAACCGAACCTGTGAGGTCAGGCCTGCTCGGCGTCCGCGGCCGCGGCGGGGGCGTCGGCCTGCTCGGCGTCGGCAGCCTTCTCCGTCTCGGCGGACTTCTGAACCTCGGCCTCGGCCTCGGCGGCCTTCGGCTCCTCGGCCTTCTTCTCGCCCTCGAGCAGGTCGCGCTCCCACTCGGCGAGCGGCTCGCCCTGGGCCTTCTCGCCCGGCTTCGAGTCACCGGCGGCAACGCCGGAACGGGCGATGAGGCCCTCGGCGACGGCGTCGGCGATCACGCGGGTGAGCAGGGTGACGGAGCGGATCGCGTCGTCGTTGCCCGGGATCTTGTAGTCGACCTCGTCGGGGTCGCAGTTGGTGTCGAGGATGGCGACGACCGGGATGTTGAGCTTCCGGGCCTCGCCGACCGCGATGTGCTCCTTCTTGGTGTCCACGATCCAGACGGCGCTGGGCACCTTCTGCATCTCGCGGATACCACCGAGGGTCTTCTCCAGCTTGGCCTTCTCGCGCGAGAGCACGAGAAGCTCCTTCTTGGTCAGACCGGAAGCGGCGACGTCCTCGAAGTCGATCTGCTCGAGCTCCTTGAGGCGCTGCAGACGCTTGTAGACGGTCGAGAAGTTGGTGAGCATGCCGCCCAGCCAGCGCTGGTTGACGTAGGGCATGCCGACGCGGGTGGCCTGCTCCGCGATGGCCTCCTGCGCCTGCTTCTTCGTGCCGACGAACATGACCGTGCCGCCGTGGGCGACGGTCTCCTTGACGAACTCGTAGGCGCGGTCGATGTACGACAGCGACTGGAGCAGGTCGATGATGTAGATGCCGTTGCGCTCCGTGAAGATGAAGCGCTTCATCTTCGGGTTCCAACGACGGGTCTGGTGACCGAAGTGGACGCCGCTCTCCAGCAGCTCCCGCATCGTGACGACGGCCATGGCCGTTCTCCTTGAGAATCTCGGTTGTGCCGCGTGTGCCGGACGGCACTCGCGCCTGACGCCCGCTGTGCGCCTTGCCACTAGTTGCCACTAGGGACCGAGGGGCGCTGACACCGGCTTTTTCATGGCCTGGTGTCGGGGCGTGCGAAGTCGACCCGGTGACCCGGATCGCCAAAAGAAGTGTACGGGACCCGCGGGGTGGCAGGTGACGCCGCTTCCCTTGACCGGGTGACGCGGTTATCCACAAGCAGCGGGTCGTCCACAGAAATGGTCCATGATCCCCGCGGACGGGCCCGGCGCGGGACGGTTCTCGCATGTATCCGGAACTGCTGCTGCCCACGCTGGCGGCCCTGCTCGTGACCTTTCTGACGCCGGCCCCGACGGTGAGTCCGGCCCCGACTCCGGCCCCCGCTCCGGCCCGGGCCTCGACCTGGCCGGTCGGCGCCCGGCCCCCGGTCGTACGCGGGTGGAGCCCGCCGGCGACCGCGTACGGCGCGGGCCACCGGGGCGTGGACCTGGCCGCCGCCGCGGGCTCCGCGGTGCGCGCCGTGGCGCCGGGCCGTGTCTCGTTCGCGGGCCGGGTGGCGGACCGGGGCGTGGTCGCGGTGGAGCTGGACGGCACCGGGGACCCACCGCTGCGCACGACGTACGAACCGGTGCGGGCGACGGTGAAGAAGGGCGATGAGGTCAGCGCGGGCGACGCGGTGGGCTTCCTGGAGCGGCCGACGGGGCACTGCCCGACGAGCTGTCTCCACTGGGGCCTGCGCAGGGCGCGGACGTACCTGAACCCGCTGACGCTCCTGCCACCGTGGCTGCTGCGCCACGGCCCGTCCCGCCTGCTGCCCCTGTACGGTCCACTGCCGGGCCCCGCACGACCGCTCCTGTACGGAGGACCTCTGGCGCGACCGCCGGCTCGCTTCTACGCGCCGGGGCTCAGCCCCGGACTCCCCGCAGCGCCATGGCCACGGCTGCCTCCGTGATGGCCTCCGGCTGCTCCGCCACTCCGAGCTCGATGCGCCGCACCGCGGCGTCCACGATGCCCTGGAGCAGCATGGCCGCCATCCGGGGCTGCTCGTGCCCCAGCTCTTCGAGCGCCTCGACGATCATCGCGATGAGGCCGCCGTGCGCGGCACGGATCTTCTCCCGCGCCCCGGCGTCGAGCTCGCTCGCGGAGATGGCGACCACGGCGCGGTGCCGCCGGTCCCCGACCAGCGCCAGCTGGCGTCGTACGTAGGCCTCGACCTTGCCCTCGGCCGACTCCGCGCACTCCATCGCGGCCGAGACCTCCGCCGCCCAGACGGGGAAGTCGACCTCGCACAGCTCTTCGACCACGGCGGCCCGCGACCGGAAGTACTCGTACACGGACGACCGGGCAAGACCGGTGCGCTCGGCGAGTGCGGGGAAGGTCAGCGCCTCCGTACCGCCTTCGGACAGCAGGGAACGCGCGGCGTCCAGCAGGGCGCCGCGCTGCATCGACCGGTGCTCGGCCACGGAGGCCGCTCGAATCCTTGGCACAGCTCCACTTTACGGACGGGACGGCGCGCGCGGGAGCCGCTCCCGGCGCGCACGCCCTCGGGCAGGGACGATTCAGCGACGCTCAGCGCCCAAAACTCGCCAGCTTCGCGCGCAGCTGCAGCACGGATTTGGTGTGGATCTGACTCACTCGGCTCTCGGTCACACCGAGGACGTTGCCGATCTCGGCGAGCGTGAGCCCTTCGTAGTAGTAGAGCGTGACGACGGTCTTCTCACGCTCCGGCAGCGTGTTGATGGCCCGCGCCAGCAGTCTGCGCAGCTCACGGTCCTCGGCGACCTCCACGGGGTTGTCGGCCGCGTGGTCCTCGAGCGTGTCCATGAGGCTGAGCCGGTCGCCGCCCTCGCTGCCCGCGTGCAGCAGCTCTTCGAGGGCCACGACGTTCGCCAGCGACAACTGGCTGAAAACCGCATGCAGTTCCTCCAGCGCGATCCCCATCTCGGCCGCGACCTCGCCCTCCGACGGGGTGCGCCTCAACTGCGCCTCGAGTGTGGCGTAGGCCCGCTCGACGTTGCGTGCCTTCTGCCGCACCGAACGCGGGATCCAGTCGAGCGCCCGCAGCTCGTCGATCATCGCCCCGCGGATGCGGGTGATCGCGTAGGTCTCGAACTTGATGGACCGCTCGATGTCGAACTTCTCGATCGCGTCGATGAGCCCGAACACGCCGGACGACACGAAGTCGGCCTGCTCGACATTGGGCGGCAGCCCCACGCTGACCCGGCCCGCGACGTACTTCACCAGCGGCGAGTAGTGCAGGATCAGCTGCTCCCGCAGGCGGCCGTCCCCCGTCTCCTTGTACGAACGCCACAACTCGTCCAGCGACGAGGGCGCGGGGGGCCGCTCCTGCTCGCCGCTACGGGCGGCGGGGGGAACCGCTGCCCGATCGGACCCTGAGGTGTGCTGGGGCATTCGTCGCCTTGAGCCGTTCTGCCGTGAACCGGGGAGGTCGGGGAGGCCACCTGAACCCGGCTGGTCGCCGGAGCCGGGGACCTCGCCTGAACTGGGGAGATCGCGTGGGTCGGTGAGGTCGCGCGAGCCGGTGGAGTCACCGGTGTCGCTCGCGCCGGAGCGGTGGGGAGCGTGCGTGGAGTGAATGAGGTCGTCCGTCTGTTGCCTGTCCGCGTCGGAATCTGTGTGAGCGTAGCGTGACTGAAGTGTCGCAGTGAGCGAAGAGTATGGGATCGCGCGTGCGCAGATACGTTCCGCTTACCCC
The window above is part of the Streptomyces venezuelae genome. Proteins encoded here:
- a CDS encoding helix-turn-helix domain-containing protein — protein: MSRPRPAQVDPRATLRGGLPDRYLTPSDIATMFEVPLETVYQWRKKRTGPPGFRVGKHVRYDPADVRAYVAQQRHAEADAA
- a CDS encoding phosphatidate cytidylyltransferase, with the protein product MNDSSWGAPRAGYWGPSDQGPGRGATPPGPAYDAQDALFPSETQPMPIVPDVPVTGGDQDDDQGATRMGGPLFRDEPPQEPMPSAPQPPPAPAAPQKKSAGRDLGAAIGVGVGLGAVIIASLFIVKAVFIGVIAVAVVVGLWELTSRLEERKGIKAPLVPLAVGGAAMVVAGYVRGTEGAWVAMALTALAVLVWRMTEPPEGYLKDVTAGVFAAFYVPFLATFVALMLTADDGPQRVLTFLLLTVVSDTGAYAIGWRFGKHKLAPRISPGKTREGLVGAVTFAMAAGALCLQFLIDDGVWWQGLVIGFAVAASATLGDLGESMIKRDLGIKDMGTLLPGHGGIMDRLDSLLPTAPVVWLLLVAFVGSG
- the frr gene encoding ribosome recycling factor, producing the protein MIEETLLEAEEKMEKAVVVAKEDFAAIRTGRAHPAMFNKIVADYYGALTPINQLASFSVPEPRMAVVTPFDKSALRNIEQAIRDSDLGVNPSNDGNIIRVTFPELTQDRRKEFIKVAKTKAEDSKISIRSIRRKAKEAFDKAIKDGDVGEDEGRRAEKELDDTTAKYVAQVDELLKHKEAELLEV
- the pyrH gene encoding UMP kinase; this translates as MTTQADSKSDDGKVAGRFLLKLSGEAFAGGGGLGVDPDVVHAIAREIAAVVRDGAQIAIVIGGGNFFRGAELQQRGMDRARSDYMGMLGTVMNCLALQDFLEKEGIDCRVQTAITMGQVAEPYIPLRAVRHLEKGRVVIFGAGMGMPYFSTDTTAAQRALEIDAEALLMGKNGVDGVYDSDPKTNPDAVKFDSLGYGEVITRDLKVADMTAITLCRDNKLPILVFELLSEGNIARAVKGEKIGTLVGDQGSRA
- the tsf gene encoding translation elongation factor Ts; amino-acid sequence: MANYTAADVKKLRELTGAGMMDCKKALDEAEGNVDKAVEALRIKGQKGVAKREGRSAENGAVVSLIADDNTSGVIVELKCETDFVAKGEKFQAVANNLAAHIAKTSPADLDALLASEIEAGKTVQAYVDEANANLGEKIVLDRFAQFSGAYVSAYMHRTMPDLPPQIGVLVELDKADADVAKGIAQHIAAFAPKYLSREDVPADVVESERRVAEETTRAEGKPEAALPKIVEGRVNGFFKEATLLGQPYALDNKKSVEKVLAEAGVTLKRFSRIKVGI
- the rpsB gene encoding 30S ribosomal protein S2, with product MAVVTMRELLESGVHFGHQTRRWNPKMKRFIFTERNGIYIIDLLQSLSYIDRAYEFVKETVAHGGTVMFVGTKKQAQEAIAEQATRVGMPYVNQRWLGGMLTNFSTVYKRLQRLKELEQIDFEDVAASGLTKKELLVLSREKAKLEKTLGGIREMQKVPSAVWIVDTKKEHIAVGEARKLNIPVVAILDTNCDPDEVDYKIPGNDDAIRSVTLLTRVIADAVAEGLIARSGVAAGDSKPGEKAQGEPLAEWERDLLEGEKKAEEPKAAEAEAEVQKSAETEKAADAEQADAPAAAADAEQA
- a CDS encoding M23 family metallopeptidase; the protein is MYPELLLPTLAALLVTFLTPAPTVSPAPTPAPAPARASTWPVGARPPVVRGWSPPATAYGAGHRGVDLAAAAGSAVRAVAPGRVSFAGRVADRGVVAVELDGTGDPPLRTTYEPVRATVKKGDEVSAGDAVGFLERPTGHCPTSCLHWGLRRARTYLNPLTLLPPWLLRHGPSRLLPLYGPLPGPARPLLYGGPLARPPARFYAPGLSPGLPAAPWPRLPP
- a CDS encoding TetR/AcrR family transcriptional regulator, whose amino-acid sequence is MAEHRSMQRGALLDAARSLLSEGGTEALTFPALAERTGLARSSVYEYFRSRAAVVEELCEVDFPVWAAEVSAAMECAESAEGKVEAYVRRQLALVGDRRHRAVVAISASELDAGAREKIRAAHGGLIAMIVEALEELGHEQPRMAAMLLQGIVDAAVRRIELGVAEQPEAITEAAVAMALRGVRG
- the whiG gene encoding RNA polymerase sigma factor WhiG, which gives rise to MPQHTSGSDRAAVPPAARSGEQERPPAPSSLDELWRSYKETGDGRLREQLILHYSPLVKYVAGRVSVGLPPNVEQADFVSSGVFGLIDAIEKFDIERSIKFETYAITRIRGAMIDELRALDWIPRSVRQKARNVERAYATLEAQLRRTPSEGEVAAEMGIALEELHAVFSQLSLANVVALEELLHAGSEGGDRLSLMDTLEDHAADNPVEVAEDRELRRLLARAINTLPEREKTVVTLYYYEGLTLAEIGNVLGVTESRVSQIHTKSVLQLRAKLASFGR